The Vicia villosa cultivar HV-30 ecotype Madison, WI linkage group LG1, Vvil1.0, whole genome shotgun sequence genome includes a region encoding these proteins:
- the LOC131644649 gene encoding uncharacterized protein LOC131644649 produces the protein MEFIGNGNGNMNGFLKVVDKVEESDVSFVRIFWVTHSGQYRCRAIPRKHFYDVVTKNGVALPPVTMVMSSLLEKPAPGSGVGFVGEARVTPDLSTIRTIPWCKQDEMVLGDLNFNPGQAWEHCPREVFRRVTKILKDEFDLIISAGFEIEFYLLKSITREGKEEWIEFDSSPYCCSSTLDVACPILREIASALHSMDIQVEQLHTETGKGQFELVLKHTICNKAVDNLVYTREIIRAIARKHGLLATFVPKFNLDDVSSGIHAHLSLWQNGKNVFMASDESSKYGISTFGKEFMAGILHHLPSILSFLAPLPISYDRLQSTTWGTYLFWGNENKEAPLRASSSPGTPDGLKSNFEIKLMDGCANPYLGLSAIIAAGVDGLRRHLTLPEPVDRSPNLETLQRLPKSLSESLEALHKADFLEEFFGDKLLTAIKAIQKVEIDQYSKNKDAYKQLIYRY, from the exons ATGGAATTTATAGGAAATGGAAATGGAAATATGAACGGTTTTTTAAAAGTTGTGGACAAGGTTGAAGAGAGTGATGTTTCATTTGTTCGAATATTTTGGGTTACTCATTCAGGACAATATAGATGTCGT GCTATTCCTAGAAAGCATTTCTATGATGTTGTTACGAAGAATGGTGTTGCGTTACCGCCAGTGACTATGGTAATGTCATCTTTGTTGGAAAAACCTGCACCTGGTTCTGGTGTGGGTTTTGTTGGTGAAGCAAGAGTTACACCTGATTTGTCTACTATAAGGACTATTCCATG GTGTAAACAAGATGAAATGGTTTTGGGTGATCTGAATTTTAATCCTGGTCAAGCATGGGAACATTGTCCAAGAGAAGTATTTAGAAGAGTTACCAAAATTCTCAAAGATGAATTTGATTTG ATAATAAGTGCAGGATTTGAGATTGAGTTTTATCTTTTAAAGAGCATAACAAG GGAAGGAAAAGAAGAATGGATAGAATTTGACTCCAGTCCTTACTGCTGCTCATCAACACTTGATGTTGCTTGCCCAATACTTCGTGAAATTGCATCTGCTTTGCACTCCATGGACATTCAAGTAGAACAG TTACATACAGAAACTGGAAAAGGTCAATTTGAGCTGGTTTTGAAGCATACCATTTGTAATAAAGCAGTGGACAACTTAGTTTACACACGTGAAATTATTAGGGCAATTGCTAGGAAACATGGATTGCTTGCAACTTTTGTTCCAAA GTTCAATTTAGATGATGTGAGTTCTGGAATCCATGCACATCTAAGCTTATGGCAGAATGGCAAAAATGTGTTTATGGCATCTGATGAATCATCAAAATATGGAATATCAACTTTTGGAAAAGAGTTTATGGCTGGAATTCTACATCATCTTCCTTCTATTTTGTCATTCTTAGCACCACTTCCAATCAG TTATGATAGGTTACAATCGACAACATGGGGTACATATTTGTTTTGGGGGAATGAAAATAAGGAAGCTCCATTGCGAGCTTCATCTTCGCCCGGAACTCCGGATGGTTTGAAGAGTAATTTCGAGATTAAGTTAATGGATGGCTGTGCAAATCCTTATTTGGGCTTATCGGCTATAATTGCTGCTGGTGTTGATGGTCTTCGTCGACATCTTACTCTTCCTGAACCTGTTG ATAGGAGTCCAAATCTGGAAACTCTTCAAAGATTGCCAAAATCATTATCTGAATCTTTAGAAGCTCTCCATAAGGCTGATTTTCTTGAGGAATTTTTTGGTGATAAGTTGTTGACTGCCATAAAAGCAATTCAAAAG GTTGAAATTGACCAATACTCGAAGAACAAAGATGCTTACAAACAACTCATATATAGATATTGA